The segment CGAGGGGCGGCGCTGAGGAAAAACAAGGCGGGAGCGCTGAGGGGAGCGGGGACAGCGCTGAGGAGAAGCAGAGCGGGGGGAACGGGAGCGCTGAGGGAAGCTGCGGCACCcctgaggaaaagcagggagggaagagcgAAGCCCTGAGGGGTGCGAGGGACGGGCGGAGCGGGGGCAGCGCTGAGGAGAAGCAGAGCGGGGAGAGCGGGAGACCTGAGGGGAGCGAGGGGCGGAATGCGGGGCGCTGAAGAGGTTGTAGGCCAGGTGGGGGtcggtctcttctcccaggcaactgTTGGGAGGACAAGGGGATGTAGTCTCAAGCTGCGCCAGGGGAGGCTCGGCTTGCACTTAATGGGGAATTTATTCGTGGAAGGGGCTGCCTAGGGAGGTTTGGAggcctcatccctggaggtgtccaaagAACGCCGGGACATAGTGCTGTGGTCTGGGTAACAAAAGGAGATCAATCATAGGTTGGGCACGGTTtctgaggtcttttccagcctttgtAGTTTTGTGAGTctgcagggactgggaggaagGGCGTGAGGCgggagctgtgaggggagcaggagcGAGCGGCGGGACCGCGGAGGATGTTGTGGATTTTAGGAGCTCTGTGAACACAGACATACAGTTCGCCTTATAGAAAGTTTATTCAGCGCAGCTTGCAAGGAGGACCTTCCCGCTAATCAGCTTGCCAAGGGGTGAAACGACACATCTACAAGTTACATATATTATacaataaaatttatattaacaCGCCCGCTTACTGCATATTCTCCGCCCACCTAATGCATATTTATTTGGGTGACGTAATCCTAACGCACGGTTCGAAACGGGTTCTTTCCTTCACTAGGCAAATTCCTCTTGGAACAAGTGATTTCACAGAAATTACGTTtacaaaaagggagaaaaaaatctgaaagataTAAAGGACAGCTGAAGGGGGACGAGAGGAAAAGCAAGAACGCTGACCAGAGCGGGAAGAGAAGGGCGGAAAGTGGGGGGACTGCTGAGGGAAGCAGGGCAGAAAGGGCAGGAACGGGGAAGGAAGGCGGGATCGCTGAATGGAGCCGGCGAGAAAGAAGGGCGGGATTGCTGAGGGGAACGGGAAAGAAGGCGGGATTGCTGAGGGGAACgggaaggaagggcaggatTACTGAGGGGAACGGGAAGGAAGGGCAGGGTTGCTGAGGGGAACGGGAAAGATGGGTAGAAGGCGGGATCGCTGAGTGAAGTCGGATCGCTGAAGGAAGGCGGGATTGCTGTGTGCTGAGGGAAACGGGAAGGAACGGGGGAAGCCTGGATTGCTGAGGGAAGCGGCAGGGAACCAGGCGGGAAGGGAAAGCGGGATCCCTGAGGGAGGCGGTAAAAGGCTGGGTGGCTGAGGAGAGCCGGGTGAGAAGGGAGGCGGGATCATGAGGGGAGCGGGAAGGATCGCTGAGGGGAGCCGGGATGGCGGAACGCagcgggaagggaagggatcgCTGAGGGGAGCCGGGATGGCGGAACGCagcgggaagggaagggatcgCTGAGGGGAGCCGGGATGGCGGAACGCAGCGGGAAGGGACGGGATCGCTGAGGGGAGCCGGGATGGCGGAACGCagcgggaagggaagggatcgCTGAGGGGAGCCGGGATGGCGGAACGCagcgggaagggaagggatcgCTGAGGGGAGCCGGGATGGCGGAACGCAGCGAGCAAGGAAGGGATCGCTGAGGGGAGCCGGGATGGCGGAACGCagcgggaagggaagggatcgCTGAGGGGAGCCGGGATGGCGGAACGCAGCGGGAAGGGACGGGATCGCTGAGGGGAGCCGGGATGGCGGAACGCagcgggaagggaagggatcgCTGAGGGGAGCCGGGATGGCGGAACGCAGCGGGAAGGGACGGGATCGCTGAGGGGAGCCGGGATGGCGGAACGCAGCGGGAAGGGACGGGATCGCTGAGGGGAGCCGGGATGGCGGAACGCagcgggaagggaagggatcgCTGAGGGGAGCCGGGATGGCGGAACGCagcgggaagggaagggatcgCCGAGGGGAGCCGGGATGGCGGAACGCAGCGGGAAGGGACGGGATCGCCGAGGGGAGCCGGGATGGCGGAACGCAGCGGGAAGGGACGGGATCGCTGAGGGGAGCCGGGATGGCGGAACGCAGCGGGAAGGATCGCTGAGGGGAGCCGGGATGGCGGAACGCAGCGGGCAGGGAAGGGATCGCTGAGGGGAGCCGGGATGGCGGAACGCAGCGGGAAGGGACGGGATCGCTGAGGGGAGCCGGGATGGCGGAACGCAGCGGGCGGGGAAGGGATCGCTGAGGGGAGCCGGGATGGCGGAACGCAGCGGGCGGGGAAGGGATCGCTGAGGGGAGCCGGGATGGCGGAACGCAGCGGGCGGGGAAGGGATCGCTGAGGGGAGCCGGGATGGCGGAACGCagcgggaagggaagggatcgCTGAGGGGAGCCGGGATGGGATCTCTGTGAGGCAGCGCCGACAGCGCCCGCTCCGATTCCGCCCCTGAGGCCTTTACTCCCTCCAGGGAATTGTCACCAACAACCGCCACACCATTTATTACTTGGTGGTATAAATTCactttatttcagcatttaacAGAAGACAAAGCTCTCaataaaaaatcagttttggaCATACACGTGGTCGTGCTGGTGTGTATCCTACAGGACATCATCAGCcatcactttcttttttctcttgggGTAGGAATGACACTGAtcccaaacttttttttccaattagtTAGAAATACAAAGGTTTCTTTTGTTAAGGACAGGCTACTTATCTCTCCAAGGAAAGAATCGGCACAATCTCTGTTGCTTTTCCACAATTCCCTGATACATAAAAGCTCACAGTTCCCTCTGTTCTctatccccaaaatcctgaagaGCTTATAAACACAGATTAACATACAAACGAGTTATAGAAGGACTGTATTAAAGCAGGGATGCAATCCAAGGAGTGACTGTGTCCAGCAGAATTAAGGACAACAGAAAATGTGCAAAagcactgccacagcaggctattgaaatttctttttacaaTAATGCatctttttaacattttacaTTTACAACATTTAACATCTTTTTAACATGTGGAGAGGCTTGGTCAAAGCAGAAATGTGGCACTAATTCCCCCAGGCAAACcatggaaaaaggaggaagaaaatgttCAAAAGCCCTGCTTCATAAGGAATTTTCAATGTCAGTAATtaagagattaaaaacaaacctgAGAGAGTCCTGAGCCCAAGAGCTCAAAACCTGGAGTTTTTCATGTTTGCTAACTTCTGCAAACAACCACACAAATTGTTCTGGACTTTAAACATGGGGCCGTCTTCCACTAACAACCTGTGCAGTAAGCTGACAGTGCATGGTCtaagaaaggggaaaaacccaaaattgcacAGATACAGAGAAAACATTCTACAGATCCCCTATATCCCTACAAAGAGCATTTAAAAACTTGACAGTCAGGAGCTTCTTCTGTTGTTTAGACCACATGATGAGAATGATCTGAAACCCCTCAGGTGGCCTCCAGCACTTTATGGATTAAAAGATAAAGtttgtgctgtgtgttttcGGGGCAGAGGAAAAGGTCAGAATTAAAGTTTCTTTCTGGACCCTAATACCGCTCCTAACCCCTGGTGCCAGCTGCAGTCACAGGTCCATAATGTTTCATAAAGCTGTGGTGCAATCACGAGTCAGTCTCATCATCAGGAAGCAAGGCTGTTCTTTTCAGTTTACTAAGCAAACACGCCTGAGTGAAGAGGCTGATATTCACTTTCTTGCTTCTTGCAGGTAAGCACACAGACGCTCAGCATGGCGAAGAACTGGAAAAGAGGGAGTGCACAAGAGATTTAGTCCTGCTGTTGGCTTGAGTGTTTCCTCTCTGGTTTGTCCCATTAATTACTACATTCACATTAATTACTAGTTGTCTTGCCATGGGggaaaatttcagtgaaaggTTAGGATCATTCTGGGATAAAATGAATTCTCCAAAATATTTAAGCGTGCCTTAGGACAAGGAGTGAGAGGCAtggcttcccagtgccagagggcagggctggatgggatattgggaaggaattgctgcctgggagggtgggcaggccctggcacagggtgcccagagcagctgtggctgcccctggatccctggagtgtccaaggttggagcagcctaggacggtggaaggtgtccctgccatggcagccaATGGAATGAAATGAGCTTTGAggttcccttcccacccaacccatcctgggattctgtgactctacGATAAAATGGATTCTGCATTGAacttccatcccaaatcccctaCTGTCTTTTGAATCCACAATTGTTAAGTAGATGAAATGGAGACAGTTGGAAAAACACAAGGGAGGAACGTAGCACTGAGTCTACTTCAGAGGCAGGAGAAAGCTGTAGGCTGTTAGGACAGTGAAGATAAAACAGCCCAAGATCCAAGGACAAACAGTAGTATTTTCCATGAGGGAAGAAACAGGAATGTTTACCTTTACGATAGCAAACCCCAGGATTACAAGCATAACATAGCTGATAACACTCTGCAGCCCAGACTCCAGctcctgtgcacagccctgccatgaAAGAGAGAGGTAAAAACACGTTAAGAGGTGTTCATCCAGCTggaagtttttattattttccccccagttctcccaAGGAAGCAGGGCCTGGTAAGACCTGTCTAAACCAGCACTGCAGATCTGAGGAACTCCATTCTTATCTTCCACAGCTGATGGCTTATTTCCTCCTGCATGAGGAGAGGCGCTGACAACTGCAATTTAACGACATTTACTGCACCTCAATTTCCTCTAGGAAAAAGTGACCTCTAGGTCACTTAAACAAGCACCCAAAACTCAGAGCTGGAAGGTCATCAATGGTATCTATAAAAGTCAGCTTAGGGGCTTATGCCCCAGACTGGAGAAGCTGATATGGAGTtaagagaatcacagaatggtttgggttggaagggacgtGAAAgcccctccagtgccaccccctgccatggcagggacaccttccactgtcccaggttactccaagccctgtccagcctggccttggacactccagggatccaggggcagccacagctgctctgggcaccctgtgccagggcctgcccaccctcccaggcagcaattccttcccaatatcccatccagccctgccctctggcactggaagccattgcctgtgtcctgtccctgcatgccttgtccccagtccctgtgcagctctcctggtgccccttcaggccctgccaggggctctgagctctccctggagccttctcttgtgcaggggagcagccccagctgtgccagcctggctccagagcagaggggctccagccctggaaacATCATCATCCTCCAGATTTGGCATGATCAACCCCAGATGAGTCTGTTCCCGTGCCCCAGATCTCTCTAGACAACCACAGCTATGGGCACACCCCTAAACTTTGCCTGGCCTGCTTCCCTCCACAATTCCACCTGGCTGAAAATGAACACGACCCAGCTGTGAGACCCTCATGCTCACCCGTGTgttgagctcctgcagctgatccagctgccctgtgcagtTCTTGGCCtcttgctggcagcagctcagggggacACTGTGGTTCCCAGTGGAATTATACCACTGGGTGGTCGTCCAGTCACTGTAGTTCTTAACCCCGCAGCAGTGAAGCTACCAAAGACAGGACAGTTACACAGCAGTTAATATTGCATAACTGTAACATGTGTGTTACTAGATTATACATATGTATTGCTagttacatttttttatatatatattagatTGTCATATTTATGAATGCTCATGTTGAGTTAAACCTCTCTTAGGCATAGTGGGCCAGAGCTGCCACCAGTTTGCAGCAGATTTATGAGCAGAGGTGCTTCGGGAAAACGTTCATGGGAGCAATAAATCAATCTCCTTCACACATTATTACGTCTTTCTCAGTTTATTCTTTGTGAAAGCTCCAATAAGAAGGTGACAAGTGGCAGGGTAGAGTCTTCCATCATCTCACTATTTTATGGTGCAGTGCTCTCGGCAGCAGCTATTCACATGTACTTATTTGCTCGGATGCAAATGTCACTCATATCTATCATGTATGAACCAAGTTCTGGGATACTCAtcctctcccctcctttcccagcctAAATTCCTTGTTTAGGAACCACTGTTCTCTTCCAAAAAtggttaaatattttcttacctGTTCTTGCAAGTAATCCACAACTTCAGACTCGCTGTTTTTGCCATCATATTTCTCAAAGACTGAGCGCATTGTGCCCTGCACATCAGTTTTTACCTGTTTAAGGGGAGAAAAACAATGCAgatggaaaataagaaataaggAAATCAGGCAGTGTTTTAGGCAAAATTCAGGTGGCACTTAGCTGGAATCGCATTCCTGGGTAGAACCAGAACTCGCCATCCTTGATGGAAAAGCCCCCTTTGGGAGCATCAAAAACTCAGAGACAGTTGTGATATCTGTCAGGTACTTTAAATATTCACCATGCTCCCAACAATGACATCCCTATCTCTATTTGCTCTGCAGGTTGCAGGACAGGggatgaagtaaaaaaaaaaaaaaaaaatcaaagaaaccAGCTAAACTGAAATGATCAAACAATGCGAGATCTATTCTTTACTTTTATGTTAGAACAGAGATGCTAATTCTTTGTTTACCTTTTCTCTGTAAACAAATCCCAGGACAAAAGTGGACACCTCTGCAATGAAGATAACCAGGATAATAGccaagaactgaaaataaaaagagagacagTAAGAGGGAATCCCATAGCACTTGAATTCAACTGCACAATACACTTCACATTAATTTACAGCAGTAGCTTATCGTTATCTCTTACTGCCTCTCCAATTAAAATAgtttccagaaaataatttagaatagAAGAAGTGGTGGCTGCCTCAACCccgttcaaggccaggttggacagggtttggaacAACCTGGTGGTATTGGTTGGTCTgtggaagctgtggctgcctgtggAAAAGAGGCTGGAATTGGATGAGCTTTCAGAGcctttccagcccaaagctTTTGGGGATTACTGTGGCTCCACAGGCTCTGTGCCCGATCCTGAACTCTGCCATGACATGAGCTGTGTGAAGAGCCTGTGGAACACTTCAAGGTGGATGCCAAAGGGGAGATAAACCAGGGGCTGAGTGAGTACATTGTGCACTGCTTGTTGGGCTCACATTGCCTTCAGGGCGTGACTTGGGGCACGAAGGCACTCTGAGTGACCCTTTCTGGATTTTTAACAGTCATTCTGTGGTCAGTCAAGGCATGCTTTCAAGCACCCTGAGGAATAAAGTCAGCAGAAAAACCGATCCTATCGCCCAGTTTCCCCTCCCGAGGTCCAGCCTGGCACCTTCCCTGCCGGGggaggcagctggagcacacGGACACTCACCAGCCCCAGGCCCACCCGAGACTCGCGGAAGGTGGCGCAGCAGCCGAGCAGCCCGATGATGAACATCACCACAGCCACGCAAATAATGATCACGGCTGGCAGCACGACGTACTTGTCCTGCAGAAAGTTGTCGTAGCTCTTGTAGGCGTTGATGACGTACGCCCCGACAtagctgagccctgcagctgtTGCCTGGAGTGCAATAAGGAAAAGTGATTAGCAGTAGTTTTTTAAGCCTCTGACCTGGGAACGAATCGTGGATGGTTTTCTGAAAGTGATTTAGAAATAATGGCTGCAGTGTGCAAAGAGCTAGATGAAATAAACGCTGCATCTGAAACTGTTACCTAATCCAGCCACACATTCAAACTTGAACACAGAGAAGACAAAATTCACGGTATCACTCCCCTGCTAATAAGGCAGCACAAGGTGAAAGGCTGGAATTTGTAGACCTGCATCAGTACCTCTGCCAAGCCCACACTCTACCCCAGCTACATCCCACAGTCTGCATTTGCAAGCGTCAGACCACCACAGTGAGTTactggtttggggctggtttttttttttggtgaggaaAACTCATCCTTTACACTCTCACAATAGCATTAACCACTAAGGCAGGCACAAATGTAGTCTCAGCAAGAGAGTGCCTCCTTTTCTAGAGGACAAAGATTTCTGCAACCTCTAAAATAATCTCTCTCCCAGAAAGATGTTTTTGCTGATTGAGGCCAAGGTAGAGTGCACCAGTGGCAGTTGCCCTGGAGACCAAATTTTACCCAGTGGACTGGGTCCAGCCCTGGAAACAACACCAAAATACTCAGCCATGCCCTGCCAAACCCCACCgacagcacaaaaaaattctctcaaGAGTCAGGATGGCTCATCCACGCTCTGTAATCCTACAGCACAAGGAAAATGAAGCACCATCCATATTCAGCTTCTGGAAACTTAAGGGGAAACCAGCTGGTTTGTTTTCAACAGGTCACAGCAGGATTTCATCACACAGCCTTGGAGCAGTTTGTTACTTCCCCCGCACTGTACGCTTTAATTAAATCAAACACTGCTCATGCTGGAGCTAGGACTTGCTAATTCCTTTACCTTGTTTGGCTCTTTCCCCTCCAGCCAGGTCTGCTGCCTGCCCTTCAATTACCTCCAGGTGCAGGAACATCCTTTGTTTCAGACGGCTCCCATCCCATAATCTCGCATTCCTGGATGCTGTCTGTACCCCAGAATTACTGGGGTCAGATGCACCCAGTGATGAAGCCAGGCATTTAGCAGGCGACCTGCAAGATCCTGCTGCACTGGGGTTCAGATacagcagctcctccacaaattgggatatcaggaaaaggaatGGGATCACCAATTCCCAACAggttatttgtttttattctccACATGCACTGGGTTTTCAGACATGCTAATGATTAAAGAGGTTCCTAAagcttcctttcatttttcctttcactgagGAAAATCTCTTTCCTATTTCCCTGTCTGCAGGTGTAGGGTGACTGTGGCTTTTTCCTGCCACCCCTTTTTAGGGATGCCTTTATCTCAAAAGGCACCACTGCCTTCTCACTTCACTGCAGGAGttgaggaggagcagcctcaCTTTCTTCTCCAAcactctgctctgagctgaaaGTGGGACAGGAAGGGTCCTTGGAATGCCAGCAGCAGTAAAGGCAGAGGTGGACATCACCTCCATCCTCCTCTGCCTTCAGTTGCAAGAAAAGAATGGAGTTGCAGGGCTCAAAAAGGGTATCCTGCATTTCTGGCCTGTCTGTCTGCCTGTTCTCTGCTCTGAAACAGCATCATCTGGGCAAGGACAGCCACCTCGTCCAAACTTCATTTTCCATCCATTTCCAGTGTGCTCAACACGTGATAccaaggaagcagcagcacatgaAGACCGAACAGCTGTGGGGAGCTAAGAAAAACTTTACCGCAAGTAAAAGGCTGCCATGAATTATGAAACCAGTTCACAGAAGGCCCCTAAATCCAGGAGCACCAAAGCTCCATGACTGCTCCACAACTCCATGACTTCCAAAACCAGAAAGTCTAGTGTTAAGCTCAAGGACCTCAAATACAAAGGACTTTCACAGTGGGTTTTATTGAAATACCCAGGATTGCCTTGTTTCTGGTCAGAGACAAAACATAACCAGCCAAGAAGTCTATTAAAATTTCCGAACTTCTGCTTCCaagcagaaaaaggaagtgTAATGAGGTAAAACCGGAAGTCTTTAGGAAAAAACTTAAAGGAAGATGACATTTTTCCCCAGAGATACTGCCACAACCTCACCCAGGATTTTTAATTCAGTGGGAAGAATCCTGAAGCCTGAAGAGCAGGGTCACTCAGGAATAGAAGGCATCACAGCTAATCATCTCTTCCTGATTTTTGCAGCTGAGTCCCAGAGACAGGCTTTGaaagcaaagatgaaaaatatttcagaacttAAAACTCTTCCCTGAAGCTTTTCCAGAAATTAAGGCAAATTCAAAATCCAGTGGAGGGATTTTTCACCCCAACATCACAAACCCTACAGCCCATCCCTAGATCTAAGTGAAGATGTACTAAGATGTACTTCTGTACAAGTACATTTTGCATTGCAAAAGATGGATCTCAAAGTATGTCTGATAAGGTTTCTGTTGggtctgaagaaaaaaaaacaatctcacAAACACAAAGATCAGTTTGAGCGATTATTTTTGAGGAGGAATAGATCAAAAACCTCCTTTAGGTTTGCTTTAGGTCTGAAACCCACCTAAAATTGTACAACAGGATGCCAGGGTTACGCCGAGAAATTCACACTACAAACAGCAATTGCTGTTCACACTTTTTGTCACCCTCCTGCTTGGCAGCTTGCTTGCAGCCAGGTCTGGTGCTCTGGAGCACAAACCCTGGCAGCCAGAGAGTGACTCAAGGCGGATGCAGGTGAACCACCTCCCCTGGGCACCAACAGCCAGCACAACACCCACACCTGACCCTGTCCTCCCCACGCAGCCCCAGCTGACTCACCAGGGCTCCCggaaactgctgctgtttctttaCAATGCTGGTGACTTCCTTCAGACAAGACGACGAGATGAGGCCAAAGGAAATTTTGCAGGAAAACCCCTTTtcacagctgggcagcagagctgcagccagccctgcagcctcaccCACCACAGCTTGCACCCTTCAAGGACCTAGCACCAGAATCACTCTGTCTTTCATATCCCACGGCCTCgacagaaagcacaaaaactGTTTGAGCATGAAAAGTGAACTCCTTGGGGCTGAGTGAGAGGAAAGCCGAGCTGTGACAGCCACCAGATTTTCCCAGGCTGAGGTttgggcagggcctgggctCACCAAGCGCTTCCAGCTTAGCAGGCACACAGAGTACAAACACAAAAAGGGGGAGACGCTCAGTcacatcacacacacagagcaccgTGAATATTC is part of the Catharus ustulatus isolate bCatUst1 chromosome Z, bCatUst1.pri.v2, whole genome shotgun sequence genome and harbors:
- the LOC117010974 gene encoding tetraspanin-36-like, with product MDCGVITSKTVLLLLSLAFWATAAGLSYVGAYVINAYKSYDNFLQDKYVVLPAVIIICVAVVMFIIGLLGCCATFRESRVGLGLFLAIILVIFIAEVSTFVLGFVYREKVKTDVQGTMRSVFEKYDGKNSESEVVDYLQEQLHCCGVKNYSDWTTTQWYNSTGNHSVPLSCCQQEAKNCTGQLDQLQELNTRGCAQELESGLQSVISYVMLVILGFAIVKFFAMLSVCVLTCKKQESEYQPLHSGVFA